The region CTTCATGCCCGGCATGTCGCCGTCGGCGTTGATGTGGATGAGCTTGGCCAGCTCGTCGTTGTCGATCACCGGGAAGGGCAGGGTGACGCTACGACAGGACGCGGCCGTGGGCTCCAGCAGGTTGCCCTGCGGGCCCAGCGAGGAGCGCAGCGAGGTGACGAGCTCCTCGCGGATCGCGTCCAGCGGCGGGTTGGTGACCTGCGCGAACAGCTGGGTGAAGTAGTCGAAGAGCAGACGCGGGCGTGCGGACAGGGCCGCGATCGGCGAGTCCGTGCCCATGGAGCCCAGCGGCTCACCGCCGGTGTTGGCCATCGGCGCGAGGATGATGCGCAGCTCTTCCTCGGTGTAGCCGAAGGTCTGCTGGCGGCGGGTGACCGAGGCGTGGGTGTGCACGATGTGCTCGCGCTCGGGGAGGTCGGAGAGCTCGATCTCGCCGGCTTCCAGCCAATCCGCGTACGGCTTGTCGGCGACGAGGGCGGCCTTGATCTCGTCGTCCTCGATGATGCGGTGCTCGGCGGTGTCGACGAGGAACATCTTGCCGGGCTGGAGGCGGCCCTTGCGGACGACCTTCGCGGGGTCGATGTCGAGGACGCCGACCTCGGAGCCGAGGACGACGAGACCCTCGTCGGTGACCCAGTAGCGGCCGGGGCGCAGACCGTTGCGGTCGAGGACCGCGCCGACCTGGGTGCCGTCGGTGAAGGTGACACAGGCCGGGCCGTCCCAGGGCTCCATCATCGTGGAGTGGAACTGGTAGAAGGCGCGGCGGGCCGGGTCCATGGAGTCGTGGTTCTCCCACGCCTCCGGGATCATCATCAGCACGGAGTGCGGGAGCGAGCGGCCGCCGAGGTGGAGGAGCTCGAGCACCTCGTCGAAGGAGGCGGAGTCCGACGCGTCGGGCGTACAGATCGGGAAGACCCGCTCCAGTCCCTTGTCCCCGAAGAGGTCGGAGACCAGCTGGGACTCGCGGGCCTGCATCCAGTTGCGGTTGCCCTTGACCGTGTTGATCTCGCCGTTGTGCGCGACGAAGCGGTACGGGTGGGCGAGCGGCCAGCTCGGGAAGGTGTTGGTGGAGAACCGGGAGTGCACGAGCGCGATCGCGGAGGCGAAGCGGCGGTCGGACAGGTCCGGGAAGAAGGGCTCCAGCTGGCCGGTGGTCAGCATGCCCTTGTAGACGATGGTGCGCGCGGAGAGCGACGGGAAGTAGACGCCGGCCTCGCGCTCGGCGCGCTTGCGCAGCACGAACGCCTTGCGGTCCAGCTCGATGCCGGTCGAGACGCCGTCCGTGACGAAGATCTGGCGGAAGGCGGGCATCGTGGAGCGGGCGGTGGCGCCGAGCAGTTCGGGGGCGACCGGGACCTCGCGCCAGCCGAGGACGGTCAGGTCCTCGTCGGCGGCGATCGTCTCGATCTGTGAGACGACATCCTCGATGCCGTCCTCGGGCAGGAAGGCGATGCCGACCGCGTACGCGCCGGCCGCGGGCAGCTCGAATCCGGCCACCTCACGGAGGAACGCGTCGGGCACCTGGGACAGGATGCCCGCGCCGTCGCCCGAGTCGGGCTCGGCGCCGGTGGCACCCCGGTGCTCCAGGTTGCGCAGCACGGTGAGCGCCTGCTCGACCAGCGCGTAGCTCGCCTCACCGGTGAGGGTGGCCACGAAGCCGACACCACAGGCGTCGTGCTCGTTGCGGGGGTCGTACATACCCTGCGCAGCAGGGCGAGCATCCATGAAGGACCAGTTCTGGCCATTCGTGGAGTGCTGGGACGGCTGGCGCGGCGTACGCATCGGCTCTCCCGTCGTCGTCGTGGCATATGCATGTGCCGAGGGACGACGTTGGCCCTCTGCTGGGGGTGCAAAATTTCGTGCAGGTTACATGATGGAATGGTTCTCGGGAACCGGATACTCCGTTCCAACATGCGGACACCGAGGGGTGGCGTGGGGGTCCCGCGCACGACGGTGGAGTTAAGGGGACCTAAGCGGACAGATCAGTGTCCGCGGGTCCGAAGGTACGGCGGGCAACGTCACCCACCGCACTGCAGCGGCGCAGGCCTCATTGCCCGCAGCGCTTACGGCTCATTCCCAGTGGTTAAGCGATCGAAACCAGGGAGTAACGGCTACTTATGCAGTCCCTTGCATAGGTGCGCGAGACATCATCCTACGGCGGTACCGAACAGGCTGCCCAGGAGGTATGTCACACCGGCCGCGGCACCCCCGAGCGCGAGCTGCCGGATTCCGCTGTACCACCAGGTTCGAGCCGTCACCCGGGCCACGATCGCGCCGCACGCGAAGAGCCCGATCAGCGCGAGCAGCAGCGCGGGCCACAGGACGGTCGCGCCGAGCAGATACGGCAGTACGGGGAGCAGGGCGCCCAGGGCGAAGGAGCCGAAGCTCGACACGGCGGCGACGGCCGGGGAGGGCAGGTCGCCGGGGTCGATGCCGAGCTCTTCGCGGGCGTGTATCTCCAGGGCCTGTTCGGGGTCGCGCGAGAGCTGCCTGGCCACTTCGCGGGCGAGCGCGGAATCGACGCCGCGTGACTCGTACAGCGCGGCGAGCTCGCGCTCCTCGTCCTGCGGATGCTTTCTCAACTCACGCCGCTCGACGTCGAGTTCGGCCTGGACGAGTTCGCGCTGCGAGGCGACGGAGGTGTACTCGCCCGCGGCCATGGAGAAGGCGCCGGCGGCCAGGCCCGCGAGCCCGGTGATGACGATCGTCTGATGGGAGACGGACCCGCCGGCGACGCCGGTCATCAGGGCGAGGTTGGAGACGAGCCCGTCCATCGCGCCGAACACGGCCGGGCGCAGCCATCCGCCGTTCACGTCCCGGTGGGTGTGGTTGTCGCGGTGCGCCACGTGCAGTGTCGCTTCGGTCTCGATGATGGACATACCGGTCCCCCAGGATCCGTCGATTGGACTGTTTCTACTTTTCGACAACCACGAAAGTACGCCTGGAATTTCTTCACCGCCAGCAAGGAAAGGCTGGGCTAACCTGCGGATTTACCCTCAAGCGCTCATCCGTGAAGGATCATGCACAGATGTCGACCGGGTGAATGAGGAGCCGCGGACGGCTCTCCCCGCCCCCTCCCGTGGGACACATCCCCAAAGGGCTCTGCGCCCTGAGAGGAGAGGCACCGTATGGCTTCCATCGCCTGCATTCCCTCCGTCCCGGCACCCGGGGACTCGGCCGCTCTGCGCGAGCGGGCCCGCGGCGCGCTGCTCGGCCTCGCCGTCGGGGACGCGCTGGGCGCGCCCGCCGAGAACATGAGGCCGTCGCAGATCCGCGCGAAGTGGGGACGGATCACGGGGTACGTCGCCGAGCACCCGGCCGGGACGGACGACACGGAGTACGCGATCTTCTCGGGGCTGCTGCTGGCCCGGCACGGTTCGGCGCTCACCGTGACGCATGTCGAGGCGGCCTGGCACCAGTGGATCGCCGACCGCGACGAGGGGCCGTTCCGGGGCGCCGGCTTCAGCGAGCGCGGCACCCTGGAGAACCTGCGCCGGGGACTCGCGGCCCCCATCTCCGCCCAGCACCGGCACGCCTGGAGCGACGGTCTGGCGATGCGCGCGGCCCCCTTCGGCGTCTTCGCGGCGGGCCGCCCGGCGGAGGCGGCCCGGCTGGTGGCGATCGACGGCTCGGTGAGCCACGAGGGCGAGGGCATCTACGGCGGCCAGGCGGTCGCGGCGGGGGTCGCGGCGGCGATGGCGGGCGCGGCCACGATCGCGGTGGTCGCCTCCGCGCTCGCCGTGATCCCGGACGACTCCTGGACGGCCCGCTCCCTGCGCCGGGCGGTGGCCGTCGCCCACCGCGGGGAACGAGCGGTCCGCTCGGCGGTCGTCATCGGCGGCTACCCCTGGACGGACCTGGCCCCGGAGGCCGTCGCCCTCGCCTTCGGCGCGTACGCCGCCGCCGACGGCGACTTCACCGAGTCCGTCCTCACCGCCGTCAACATGGGCCGCGACGCCGACACCACGGCCGCGGTGGCGGGTGCGCTGGCCGGGGCGACCCGGGGCGCCGCCGCGATCCCGGCGGACTGGGCGGCGGCGATCGGCCCGGCACGCGGCAGCTGCCTGCCCTCCATGGCGGGCCACCACGTACTGGACGTGGCGGAACTGCTCACCACGGGGGACGACGGGAAGTGGGGGACCGGGAGCACGGCACCTCCACCCCCCGACCCGTACGCCCTCACCAGCGATTACATCCTTGCCTACGACGATGACGAGGTGCAGCCATGAGACCCGGACTGGTGGGCGACGAACCCGGTACGGGATCGGCCTCGGCACCGGAAGCCGGGGGATCGGTCTCGATCGTCTCGATCTGCGACATCGAGGACTCACCCTCGACGACCGACACCGAGGGCTCACCCTCGACAACCGATACCGGGGACTCCTCCTCTACGGCCGACATCGGGAACTCACCCTCGCCGGACGCGGCCCCCCGTACCGAACCGGGCGCCGCCCCCGCA is a window of Streptomyces sp. NBC_00271 DNA encoding:
- a CDS encoding ADP-ribosylglycohydrolase family protein translates to MASIACIPSVPAPGDSAALRERARGALLGLAVGDALGAPAENMRPSQIRAKWGRITGYVAEHPAGTDDTEYAIFSGLLLARHGSALTVTHVEAAWHQWIADRDEGPFRGAGFSERGTLENLRRGLAAPISAQHRHAWSDGLAMRAAPFGVFAAGRPAEAARLVAIDGSVSHEGEGIYGGQAVAAGVAAAMAGAATIAVVASALAVIPDDSWTARSLRRAVAVAHRGERAVRSAVVIGGYPWTDLAPEAVALAFGAYAAADGDFTESVLTAVNMGRDADTTAAVAGALAGATRGAAAIPADWAAAIGPARGSCLPSMAGHHVLDVAELLTTGDDGKWGTGSTAPPPPDPYALTSDYILAYDDDEVQP
- a CDS encoding VIT1/CCC1 transporter family protein produces the protein MSIIETEATLHVAHRDNHTHRDVNGGWLRPAVFGAMDGLVSNLALMTGVAGGSVSHQTIVITGLAGLAAGAFSMAAGEYTSVASQRELVQAELDVERRELRKHPQDEERELAALYESRGVDSALAREVARQLSRDPEQALEIHAREELGIDPGDLPSPAVAAVSSFGSFALGALLPVLPYLLGATVLWPALLLALIGLFACGAIVARVTARTWWYSGIRQLALGGAAAGVTYLLGSLFGTAVG